A genomic stretch from Candidatus Omnitrophota bacterium includes:
- a CDS encoding radical SAM protein, with the protein MKPTFTFISLFNQHAISLRPLLSVLENAGFSTNVVFFKRREDQGRFTPKELALLTAVIDMLKTDYVMISLVSGAYQAAKAISLKLRKEKKRRFIVWGGVHPTLAPEDCIRYADAVCIGEGEGAVLDLAREFATGPLRRKTIRNLWVRGGGDGVKCKLRPLCDLNAIPAYKPRDNIYLISNDRIGRYSDASELVIISRGCPFECAFCCNAAVRGLYGRPKGFHRALTVENAIKGLLEMKSRGVRRLVFVDPIWPYNDIDIMKEFKRDYKKHVGLPFSCAVYPTMVNEHLVEGLEQCGCKSLFMGIQSPSEDVRQLFRRPYSDDAVVNAARIIDKNNIIGIYDFIDKNIFEGPEHLLRKKLLIERLPAGSVISNYNMMFFPKIEITELALKKRKIGKGGIEGYASDSLGFSWSKDSYTREEFLSRF; encoded by the coding sequence ATGAAGCCCACATTCACGTTTATTTCCCTTTTCAATCAGCATGCCATCAGTTTAAGGCCGCTTTTGTCTGTCCTGGAAAACGCGGGATTCAGCACGAACGTTGTTTTCTTCAAGCGCAGGGAAGACCAGGGGCGTTTCACGCCTAAAGAGCTCGCCCTTCTTACGGCCGTGATTGATATGCTTAAGACCGATTACGTTATGATCTCGCTCGTCTCCGGGGCTTATCAGGCCGCCAAAGCAATATCCTTAAAGCTGCGGAAGGAAAAAAAGAGGCGGTTTATCGTCTGGGGCGGCGTGCATCCTACCCTGGCCCCTGAAGATTGCATTAGGTATGCCGATGCCGTGTGCATAGGGGAAGGTGAGGGGGCTGTCCTGGATCTGGCAAGGGAGTTTGCCACGGGCCCGTTACGCAGAAAGACGATAAGAAACTTATGGGTCAGGGGCGGCGGAGACGGGGTCAAATGTAAGTTGCGCCCGCTTTGTGATCTAAACGCCATTCCGGCCTATAAACCCAGGGATAATATATACCTGATAAGCAACGACCGCATAGGCAGATATAGCGATGCCAGCGAACTGGTTATTATTTCAAGAGGATGCCCTTTTGAATGCGCCTTTTGCTGCAATGCGGCCGTCAGGGGTTTATACGGAAGGCCGAAGGGTTTTCACAGGGCGCTTACCGTTGAAAACGCGATCAAGGGCCTTTTAGAGATGAAGTCCCGGGGGGTAAGGCGCCTTGTCTTCGTTGACCCGATATGGCCCTATAATGACATTGATATTATGAAGGAGTTTAAAAGGGATTATAAAAAGCATGTCGGTCTCCCTTTTTCCTGCGCCGTGTACCCTACCATGGTAAACGAACATCTGGTGGAGGGGCTGGAGCAATGCGGCTGTAAGAGTTTATTTATGGGGATACAGAGCCCTTCGGAAGATGTGCGGCAGCTGTTCCGGCGGCCCTATTCCGATGACGCGGTCGTAAATGCCGCGCGCATTATCGATAAAAATAACATCATCGGGATATACGATTTCATAGATAAGAACATATTTGAAGGGCCGGAGCATCTTTTGAGAAAGAAGCTGCTTATTGAGCGGCTGCCCGCCGGCTCCGTTATCAGTAATTACAACATGATGTTCTTCCCGAAAATAGAGATTACCGAATTGGCGTTAAAAAAACGCAAGATCGGGAAGGGGGGCATAGAAGGCTATGCCTCTGATTCTTTGGGGTTCTCCTGGTCCAAAGACAGCTATACGAGGGAAGAGTTCCTCTCCCGGTTTTGA
- a CDS encoding radical SAM protein — protein sequence MNVGLTNRCNFNCPFCFARDAMSISRAMKQDNEISMDSINKVIRFLKKSGQDTFNMIGGEPTLHSRFRDIYEKIENEGLAVSVFSNGLMREGIAEFLRERKGLRCVLINILEPRHYTKELWGTLNRALSVLKDKAVLSFRIYETAFRIDFLIPLIDRYGLCRAVNLAPACPSLKRKNVFLQIEDHKRVSAKLLRYSYRFRQHRIKWYSDNGFIYCAFTREQLKGLYANTGFIPACVCRAPVEVAPNLTVFRCFGMAEKSDRDMKLTDFSDLASLEWFFDKKTFVLKRAGLKDECLYCGDMEKGNCDGGCAVHIIRRFPGYKTASALYKQ from the coding sequence ATGAATGTCGGATTGACGAACAGGTGTAATTTCAACTGTCCGTTTTGTTTTGCCAGGGACGCCATGTCCATCAGCAGGGCGATGAAGCAAGACAATGAGATCAGCATGGACAGTATAAACAAGGTAATAAGATTCCTTAAAAAGTCGGGGCAGGATACCTTTAATATGATAGGCGGCGAGCCCACGCTGCATTCCAGGTTCAGGGATATTTACGAGAAGATCGAGAATGAAGGCCTTGCCGTGTCGGTTTTTTCCAATGGCCTGATGCGCGAGGGCATAGCAGAGTTCCTCAGAGAAAGAAAAGGCCTCAGATGCGTCCTCATTAATATCCTTGAGCCGAGGCATTACACCAAGGAATTATGGGGCACGCTCAACAGGGCCCTGTCTGTGCTCAAGGATAAGGCCGTCCTGAGTTTCAGGATATACGAAACGGCCTTCAGGATCGATTTTCTCATTCCTTTGATCGACCGCTACGGCCTTTGCAGGGCAGTGAACCTGGCGCCGGCCTGCCCCAGCCTGAAAAGAAAAAACGTGTTTTTGCAAATAGAAGACCATAAACGGGTTTCCGCGAAGCTTCTGCGTTATTCATACAGGTTCCGGCAGCACCGGATAAAGTGGTATTCCGATAACGGATTTATATATTGCGCCTTTACGCGTGAGCAGCTTAAGGGGCTGTACGCAAACACAGGGTTTATCCCGGCTTGCGTATGCCGCGCGCCCGTAGAGGTGGCGCCGAATCTTACGGTATTCAGGTGTTTCGGCATGGCGGAAAAATCCGACAGGGATATGAAGCTGACAGATTTCAGCGACCTGGCTTCGCTTGAGTGGTTTTTTGATAAAAAAACCTTTGTCTTGAAACGCGCCGGATTAAAGGACGAATGTCTCTACTGCGGCGATATGGAAAAGGGCAATTGCGACGGCGGCTGCGCGGTGCATATTATCAGAAGATTTCCGGGTTATAAGACGGCATCGGCACTGTATAAACAATGA
- a CDS encoding tetratricopeptide repeat protein, which produces MIVTRIKHKFFLMFGAVLVFLLMLEVVFRIAGFILLSFQERDNPVLLDKQEELRIVCLGESTTAFGGRDSYPYQLQEVLSARIPGVKFKVINKGVAGVDTAFFLSKLDENLARYKPDMVITMLGTNQNDNSMKFEETLRFRIKLLVYEIKVYKMVRLLFDRMRVKSRNRIYDRMYMPPNEAGAGVAPDSDRAYTEMGFMEKEQGRRIRALGHFKKAIRMNPSNSWARVGLAMVYKEMGRLDEAIGALRAAIEINPLSEAGNRELAWCLKKQKRYDEAGSIYQKIIKDIKPQNGFLYMEAGLFYKEMGRYPEAISAFERGFELNPETENFYGDLAFCYEQAGKDDLAKRCYSKFNKSLYTTYNPATIYNYRQLRDRILAKGILLVCMQYPVRPVEPLRRILEGREVVIFVDNERVFKMAVARDGYEEYFYDNFRGDFGHCTRKGNRLLAENLAGVLERECFRERTKI; this is translated from the coding sequence GTGATCGTGACACGGATCAAACATAAGTTTTTCCTGATGTTCGGTGCTGTTTTAGTTTTCCTGCTCATGCTTGAGGTCGTATTTCGCATAGCGGGATTCATTCTGCTGTCGTTTCAGGAGAGGGATAACCCGGTTTTGCTGGATAAACAGGAGGAGCTCCGTATTGTGTGCCTGGGAGAGTCCACCACCGCCTTCGGCGGCAGGGATTCTTATCCTTATCAATTGCAGGAGGTCCTGAGCGCCAGGATCCCCGGGGTTAAATTCAAGGTCATCAACAAAGGCGTTGCCGGAGTTGATACGGCGTTTTTCCTTTCCAAACTTGATGAGAATTTGGCCAGATATAAGCCCGATATGGTCATTACGATGTTGGGGACCAACCAGAATGATAATTCAATGAAATTTGAGGAAACACTGAGATTCAGGATAAAGCTGCTGGTGTATGAAATCAAGGTCTATAAGATGGTACGCCTGCTTTTTGACAGGATGAGGGTTAAATCCCGCAACCGCATCTACGATAGAATGTATATGCCGCCGAATGAGGCGGGCGCCGGAGTGGCCCCTGATAGCGACCGCGCATACACGGAGATGGGGTTTATGGAGAAAGAGCAGGGCCGCCGCATCAGGGCGCTGGGACATTTCAAAAAGGCGATCCGGATGAATCCTTCAAACAGCTGGGCGCGTGTCGGCCTGGCCATGGTTTATAAAGAGATGGGCAGATTGGATGAGGCAATAGGCGCGCTCAGGGCCGCTATAGAAATAAACCCTTTGAGCGAGGCAGGCAACAGGGAGCTGGCGTGGTGCCTAAAGAAACAAAAGAGGTATGATGAGGCGGGATCCATATATCAAAAGATCATTAAGGATATAAAACCGCAAAACGGCTTCCTGTATATGGAGGCGGGATTATTTTATAAAGAGATGGGCAGGTACCCGGAGGCGATTTCCGCCTTTGAGCGCGGTTTTGAGCTTAACCCTGAGACGGAAAACTTCTACGGCGACCTCGCCTTTTGTTATGAGCAGGCCGGCAAAGACGACCTGGCAAAGAGGTGCTATAGTAAATTTAATAAGTCGCTTTACACAACTTATAACCCCGCCACGATCTACAATTACAGGCAATTGCGTGACAGGATCCTGGCAAAAGGTATTTTGCTGGTTTGTATGCAATATCCGGTGCGTCCCGTGGAGCCGTTAAGGCGCATCCTTGAGGGGCGTGAAGTGGTCATCTTCGTTGATAACGAGCGGGTCTTCAAGATGGCGGTAGCCAGGGACGGCTATGAGGAGTATTTTTATGATAATTTCCGCGGCGATTTCGGCCATTGTACCCGCAAGGGCAACCGGCTGCTTGCCGAAAACCTTGCCGGTGTGCTGGAAAGGGAATGTTTCCGGGAAAGGACGAAGATATGA
- a CDS encoding U32 family peptidase, which yields MIKITAPFNSRDEVKIMAGYGADELYCGYLAPEWARHYSNLEFERKGGVESNFTDLDELNKSVELAHRYNIPVFLALNGLYVRHQYPLLLKIIDKLRQIDFDAFIVADMGLILTLVERDIGKKLHISTGGTVFNTDAVGFYRRFSPERVILDRQLTIRQISGLVKRNPGVDFEAFIFSTICVHIDGFCTFMHSYGANREESIAHCSGLDPKLYFATTYDPEAFEDACSLRYAVKVYEQGRAASRKNNVMPAFYKRQMDGMACGICAMYDLNKAGVRAVKVVGRQVGRIRRLKSVEFVARARALLDADPAIKRKEFIRRCKDMYREVWEYKGRCKGNNCYHPSFARD from the coding sequence ATGATTAAGATCACAGCGCCGTTTAACAGCAGGGATGAAGTGAAGATAATGGCCGGATACGGGGCGGATGAGCTTTACTGCGGCTATCTTGCGCCTGAGTGGGCCAGGCATTATTCAAACCTTGAATTTGAAAGAAAAGGGGGGGTGGAAAGCAATTTTACGGATTTGGACGAACTTAATAAATCGGTTGAGCTGGCGCACCGCTATAATATCCCTGTTTTTCTCGCCTTGAACGGGCTTTACGTAAGACATCAATATCCGCTCCTTTTGAAGATTATCGATAAACTCAGGCAGATTGATTTTGACGCCTTTATAGTCGCGGATATGGGCCTGATATTAACGCTGGTTGAGCGCGATATCGGCAAAAAGCTCCACATATCCACGGGAGGCACGGTATTCAATACGGACGCGGTGGGTTTCTACCGCAGGTTCTCTCCGGAGCGCGTCATTTTAGACCGTCAGCTTACAATCCGGCAGATCAGCGGACTGGTCAAGAGAAACCCGGGCGTGGATTTTGAGGCCTTCATTTTCAGTACGATCTGCGTTCACATAGACGGGTTTTGTACATTTATGCATTCATACGGCGCAAACAGGGAAGAAAGTATCGCGCACTGCTCAGGGCTGGATCCAAAGCTGTATTTCGCCACAACATACGATCCCGAGGCTTTTGAGGATGCCTGCTCTTTGCGCTACGCCGTTAAAGTTTATGAACAAGGTAGGGCGGCCAGCCGCAAAAATAATGTAATGCCCGCTTTTTATAAACGTCAGATGGACGGTATGGCCTGCGGGATATGCGCGATGTACGACCTGAATAAGGCGGGGGTAAGGGCGGTCAAGGTGGTGGGAAGGCAGGTTGGCCGTATAAGACGGTTGAAGAGCGTGGAATTCGTCGCGCGGGCGCGCGCCTTATTGGATGCGGATCCCGCTATTAAACGGAAAGAATTTATTCGGCGCTGTAAAGATATGTATCGCGAAGTTTGGGAATATAAAGGCCGGTGCAAAGGGAACAACTGCTATCATCCTTCTTTTGCGCGCGATTAA
- a CDS encoding glycosyltransferase family 39 protein, which produces MRANSNNLILASALILVVIVRFQGLGSGLPFQFVRGEPIGFTAARVRGLDIKSMRGRYPNFLPISIKIAEGVLSYLKLDKPILAAYGLSPREEKTSFFLSQIICRFYSALFGIMGIIAVFLFSKRYLSYTVGLIAAFLLCVHPLHFFYSHFDTPHITQSFFIILTAFAGYNALRRMSVVNFLALGLVSGLTASTLQNGLLTLPFFCWLFFYSQKGRAFSGKDWRLLFAALAAFGLCARMVGYSSASTGGDSLRFGFLTSPDMPAIVLNNAHEIFLREFGFKGFRFMGYILMRTSPVMLLFAVFGGVMILLDKKRLKSYLPLFVLYGLFIFAHGTYNMTTERYFTEPLPLMALLAAETVIFLKERIVQRFPMRRGWLAASVLVVFIAAPMCLRDAGINNFLKSKSTYTLLYEWMVDQRRSFEGKRVLFLTNVGMQNESLFFKAADIIFTHSNVFSGDRQGLLKAAAGQKIDYIITSESSCSLQLREGAFQLLPEFPGFAKMIKTFNPLRKAPVSAVPILEECRQLAYEERLYGVTLKQDYLCSAMFFSALSYNMHLYYRHAERPGPMLAVYRVTAEDND; this is translated from the coding sequence ATGAGGGCCAATTCAAATAACCTGATACTTGCCTCCGCGCTGATATTGGTCGTTATCGTCCGTTTTCAAGGTTTGGGCAGCGGGCTTCCTTTTCAGTTTGTCAGGGGCGAACCCATAGGCTTTACGGCAGCGCGCGTGCGGGGGCTGGATATAAAGTCAATGCGGGGCCGGTATCCCAATTTCCTGCCGATAAGCATAAAGATCGCCGAAGGCGTATTGAGCTATCTAAAGCTGGATAAGCCGATCCTCGCCGCTTATGGACTTTCGCCCCGGGAAGAAAAAACGTCATTTTTCCTTTCTCAGATAATCTGCCGTTTTTATTCGGCTTTGTTCGGGATAATGGGGATCATCGCTGTATTTCTATTTTCTAAACGGTATTTGTCATACACCGTGGGGCTCATTGCCGCGTTTCTGCTTTGCGTTCACCCGCTCCACTTTTTTTACTCCCATTTTGACACGCCCCATATCACGCAGTCATTTTTTATAATCCTGACCGCCTTTGCCGGATATAACGCGCTGCGAAGAATGAGTGTTGTTAACTTTCTGGCACTCGGCCTGGTTTCCGGCCTGACGGCTTCAACGCTGCAAAACGGCCTTCTGACATTACCCTTTTTCTGCTGGTTGTTTTTTTATTCTCAGAAGGGCAGGGCCTTTTCCGGGAAGGATTGGCGCCTTCTTTTTGCAGCGCTGGCGGCCTTCGGCTTATGCGCCCGCATGGTGGGTTATTCATCCGCGTCCACAGGGGGAGATTCGCTTCGTTTCGGTTTTCTCACGAGCCCGGATATGCCGGCAATCGTCTTGAATAACGCGCACGAGATATTTTTAAGGGAGTTTGGATTCAAAGGGTTCCGGTTTATGGGATACATCTTGATGCGCACAAGCCCGGTTATGCTGCTGTTCGCCGTTTTCGGCGGCGTTATGATATTGCTTGACAAAAAAAGGCTTAAGTCGTATCTGCCTTTATTTGTGCTTTATGGTCTGTTCATATTCGCTCACGGGACATATAATATGACCACAGAGCGTTATTTTACCGAACCGCTGCCGCTTATGGCGTTGTTGGCGGCGGAGACGGTCATATTTTTAAAAGAGCGGATAGTCCAGCGTTTCCCCATGAGGCGCGGATGGCTGGCGGCGTCTGTGCTGGTGGTTTTTATCGCTGCCCCCATGTGCCTTAGGGATGCCGGCATAAATAATTTCCTGAAAAGCAAGAGCACATATACGTTGCTATACGAATGGATGGTGGATCAACGACGGTCATTCGAAGGCAAAAGGGTGCTTTTTCTGACGAATGTCGGCATGCAGAATGAATCCCTGTTCTTTAAGGCGGCAGACATTATTTTTACCCACAGTAATGTATTTTCCGGAGACAGGCAAGGTCTGCTTAAGGCGGCTGCCGGGCAAAAGATAGATTATATTATTACTTCAGAATCGTCGTGTTCCTTGCAGCTGCGTGAGGGGGCCTTTCAGCTTCTGCCGGAGTTTCCTGGATTCGCCAAAATGATAAAGACATTTAACCCCTTAAGGAAGGCGCCTGTTTCAGCCGTGCCCATTCTTGAGGAATGCAGGCAGCTCGCCTATGAGGAGCGGCTTTACGGCGTGACATTGAAGCAGGATTATTTGTGCTCGGCGATGTTTTTTAGCGCCCTGAGCTATAATATGCACCTGTATTACAGGCACGCGGAGCGCCCCGGGCCGATGCTTGCCGTGTACAGGGTAACAGCGGAAGATAATGATTAA
- a CDS encoding radical SAM protein codes for MREQSYMEFLYAHYEGRARAPLYGLLELTYRCNYNCVHCYNRRFAGSEDELRTEEFKDIIDQISALGGLRLCFSGGEPLLREDFFEIYSHAKEQGFIISIYTNGSLLDDAAVSFFRKHPPFNIEITFNAVDSDTYESIVGVKGTFGKAAKAIKRVAGSGLPLTIKANCLRRNKGQIRKIKAFAEKVSGGRNNCFKYDPLVLAGAALRAPEGIRLTAEEIMEVKKSNPEIWQEAARQMCNDGFLERERKFLFQCDSWHTDFVVSPSGRLKFCPFLDKHGVDLRKASFRQGFYDVLPLVTERQFTSDSKCRDCSLRADCYFCPGRSFIETGSEEGPVDYFCELARGRRREEARIRSDYEDREFSCLFSEDKRKGRT; via the coding sequence ATGCGTGAACAATCTTATATGGAGTTTTTATACGCGCACTATGAAGGGAGGGCGCGGGCACCCCTTTACGGGCTCCTGGAGCTTACATACAGATGTAATTATAATTGCGTCCATTGCTATAACAGGAGGTTTGCAGGCAGCGAAGACGAGCTGAGAACGGAAGAATTTAAGGATATCATAGACCAGATCAGCGCCCTTGGGGGTCTGCGGCTTTGCTTCTCCGGAGGAGAACCACTGTTAAGGGAAGATTTTTTTGAGATATATTCCCATGCTAAAGAACAGGGGTTTATAATCAGTATTTATACGAACGGCTCTCTGCTTGACGATGCCGCTGTCTCTTTTTTCAGGAAGCACCCGCCCTTTAATATTGAAATTACCTTTAACGCGGTAGACAGCGACACATACGAATCGATCGTAGGGGTAAAAGGGACTTTTGGCAAGGCGGCTAAGGCAATAAAAAGGGTCGCTGGATCGGGCCTGCCGCTTACAATCAAGGCCAACTGCTTGAGGCGGAATAAGGGCCAGATACGTAAGATAAAGGCCTTTGCCGAGAAAGTATCCGGCGGCAGAAACAATTGTTTTAAGTATGATCCTCTTGTCCTGGCAGGCGCGGCTTTAAGAGCGCCTGAGGGCATAAGATTAACAGCCGAGGAGATTATGGAGGTCAAGAAGTCTAACCCGGAAATCTGGCAGGAGGCAGCCCGCCAGATGTGCAATGACGGATTTCTGGAAAGGGAAAGGAAATTTCTCTTTCAATGCGACAGCTGGCATACGGATTTCGTGGTCAGCCCGTCCGGCCGGCTGAAATTCTGCCCCTTCCTTGATAAGCACGGCGTAGACCTGAGAAAGGCCTCTTTCCGGCAGGGATTTTATGATGTATTGCCGCTTGTCACTGAAAGGCAATTCACGAGCGATTCAAAATGCCGGGATTGTTCTTTGAGGGCGGACTGTTATTTTTGTCCCGGACGTTCCTTTATTGAGACAGGCAGCGAAGAGGGACCGGTTGATTATTTTTGTGAGCTTGCCCGCGGCAGGCGCCGGGAAGAGGCACGGATAAGGTCTGACTATGAAGACAGAGAGTTTTCCTGTCTTTTCTCAGAGGATAAGAGAAAAGGCAGAACTTAA
- a CDS encoding radical SAM protein, which produces MKTESFPVFSQRIREKAELKRVPIRAMFELTYRCNFDCRHCYIPGSYRDSRADELGTKEVFGIIDRLRDIGTLYLGFTGGEPFLREDLFDILEYAGSSGFQTMVYTNGSLITAEAARKLKRCRVSKVSVSCHSISEATFEFITRRKGSFVKVRKAISDLLKAGIPVELKTNVMECNREQVSAVASFAEKENIQFRFSEDLFPMLDGSSKPYEMSLKAPAGPVDIQEEDICRGTTRRKHGRMERELFTCGVGKSNLVINPFGLLKPCLMLEKPAYDLRNVSLVRAWDGISAFFSGLNKSGLECASCGLARFCNWCPAVSFLESGSFNKCSRASRGYALIRERYHKTKGG; this is translated from the coding sequence ATGAAGACAGAGAGTTTTCCTGTCTTTTCTCAGAGGATAAGAGAAAAGGCAGAACTTAAGCGCGTTCCCATCCGCGCGATGTTTGAACTGACTTACAGGTGTAACTTTGACTGCCGGCATTGTTATATTCCCGGAAGCTACAGAGATTCTCGGGCGGATGAGCTTGGCACAAAAGAAGTGTTCGGTATTATTGACCGGCTGCGCGATATCGGCACGTTGTATTTAGGGTTCACGGGAGGCGAGCCCTTCCTGCGGGAAGATCTCTTTGATATACTTGAATACGCCGGCAGCAGCGGATTTCAGACAATGGTTTATACCAACGGGTCTTTAATAACCGCCGAGGCGGCGCGAAAATTGAAGCGCTGCCGCGTGAGCAAGGTGTCTGTTTCCTGCCATTCTATTTCAGAAGCTACCTTTGAATTTATTACGCGGCGCAAGGGCTCTTTTGTAAAGGTGAGGAAGGCGATCAGTGATCTGTTGAAGGCGGGCATACCCGTTGAATTAAAGACAAATGTGATGGAATGTAACCGCGAGCAAGTGTCCGCGGTCGCCTCTTTTGCTGAGAAGGAAAATATTCAGTTCAGGTTCTCTGAGGATCTTTTTCCCATGCTTGACGGCTCATCAAAGCCGTATGAGATGTCTCTTAAGGCGCCTGCCGGCCCGGTTGACATTCAAGAGGAAGATATTTGCCGCGGGACCACCCGGCGCAAACATGGCCGTATGGAGAGGGAGTTGTTCACGTGCGGAGTAGGTAAGAGCAATCTTGTTATCAACCCTTTTGGGCTGCTCAAGCCCTGCCTGATGTTGGAGAAGCCCGCGTATGACCTGAGAAACGTCTCTTTGGTCCGGGCCTGGGACGGGATCAGCGCATTTTTCAGCGGCCTAAACAAGTCCGGTCTTGAATGCGCATCCTGCGGCCTGGCGCGGTTCTGCAATTGGTGTCCCGCCGTAAGTTTCCTTGAGAGCGGCAGCTTTAATAAATGCAGCCGGGCAAGCCGCGGGTACGCCTTAATCAGAGAAAGGTACCATAAAACAAAAGGAGGGTAA
- a CDS encoding radical SAM protein has product MIYAQYKSFSRKLHKKYWFKKLPSVCQFELTHNCGLACRYCSTRCYNTPRLLKRELETPEVKSIIDKIADFGVLWICFTGGDPLARSDFAQVYRYTRAKGFIISVFTSGASITPEVTRLFRDSPPFVVELTLNSSDERTCDKITGVRGSFRRICSGINTLKKAGINLRLKAILTRENSRDVVPLKKFAEDAGVELRITPVIYPRFNGDNRPVRLRLEPDEVLRVMGVSAPAAERVRRKSPGYDKTLFNCSILGGDGFHVDPRGNMLLCPLMRPLAVDLVRNDISKSFFLLLERFKSMEFKSDSPCRGCALRYQCGSCPGRAVLETGDPEKPVAFFCELTKKMSPTLTGTAPFGC; this is encoded by the coding sequence ATGATATACGCTCAATACAAAAGTTTCAGCCGGAAACTCCATAAGAAATATTGGTTTAAGAAACTGCCTTCCGTATGTCAATTTGAACTTACCCATAACTGCGGCTTAGCCTGTCGGTACTGTTCCACGCGCTGCTATAATACCCCGCGCCTTCTCAAGAGAGAATTGGAAACCCCGGAAGTGAAGTCAATTATTGATAAGATAGCTGATTTTGGGGTGTTGTGGATATGTTTTACGGGCGGAGACCCGTTGGCCAGAAGCGACTTCGCGCAGGTCTACCGTTATACCCGGGCCAAAGGATTTATTATAAGCGTTTTTACCAGCGGCGCCTCGATCACTCCCGAGGTAACGCGGCTTTTCAGGGATTCTCCTCCCTTTGTCGTTGAGCTCACCCTTAATTCATCCGATGAAAGGACGTGCGATAAGATTACCGGGGTCAGAGGGTCTTTCAGGCGCATATGTTCAGGCATAAATACGCTGAAGAAGGCCGGTATTAATCTGAGATTGAAGGCTATCCTGACCAGGGAAAATAGCAGAGATGTGGTGCCGCTGAAGAAATTCGCGGAAGATGCCGGCGTTGAATTAAGGATCACCCCTGTTATTTACCCCAGGTTCAATGGAGACAACCGGCCTGTCCGGCTGCGGCTGGAGCCGGATGAGGTCCTTAGGGTCATGGGCGTATCCGCTCCCGCGGCTGAGCGTGTAAGAAGAAAGAGTCCCGGCTACGATAAGACATTGTTCAATTGTTCCATACTCGGCGGAGACGGTTTTCATGTAGATCCCCGCGGGAATATGCTTCTTTGTCCGCTTATGAGGCCCCTGGCGGTAGACCTGGTCCGCAACGATATCTCAAAAAGCTTCTTTTTACTTTTAGAGAGATTTAAGAGCATGGAATTTAAGAGCGATTCTCCCTGCCGCGGATGCGCGTTGCGGTATCAGTGCGGAAGCTGCCCGGGAAGGGCCGTCCTTGAAACAGGCGACCCTGAGAAGCCGGTGGCATTCTTTTGCGAGCTTACAAAAAAGATGTCTCCAACGCTGACAGGCACAGCGCCTTTCGGATGCTGA
- a CDS encoding PqqD family protein → MAADKVLRKNPDIVSRVIEDETILLPIYKKSEEIDCIYTLNEAASFVWSNINGKNSTGQIKKKILKKFGASDDEADKGLNRILKEFKKIRAVS, encoded by the coding sequence ATGGCAGCCGATAAGGTTTTGCGCAAAAATCCGGACATAGTAAGCAGGGTGATCGAAGACGAAACGATACTTTTGCCTATTTATAAGAAATCTGAAGAGATTGATTGTATCTATACCCTGAATGAAGCCGCCTCTTTTGTCTGGAGCAACATCAACGGAAAGAACTCGACAGGGCAGATCAAGAAGAAAATATTGAAGAAATTTGGCGCTTCGGATGATGAGGCGGACAAGGGATTGAACAGGATCTTGAAGGAATTCAAGAAGATACGGGCGGTTTCTTAA